Proteins encoded in a region of the Desulfosoma sp. genome:
- the tolQ gene encoding protein TolQ, whose product MFFLTVFVPVMVSVLAAASKADAANGVTDMIWNAGPMVKLVMLILVCMSLACWGVVLLKFKLFRRAEKQSEDFYDLYRQKKNFGALYRESQLLSESYLAQVFRSGYTEWGRVTKILESLASAEPGACDGEEALSTVEKAMEGAMLLETRRLERFLPLLATTGNTAPFIGLFGTVWGIMTSFHQIGLKGAANLAVVAPGISEALVATAIGLFAAIPAVIFFNYFMNRIQAIQGQMQYFAGDLYAVLKREWVRRSLMQSKENAEEAPAVVRTSR is encoded by the coding sequence ATGTTTTTCTTAACCGTGTTTGTGCCTGTGATGGTGAGCGTCCTGGCGGCGGCGTCAAAGGCTGACGCCGCCAATGGCGTGACGGACATGATTTGGAACGCCGGCCCCATGGTCAAACTGGTGATGTTGATTCTGGTATGCATGTCCTTGGCCTGCTGGGGTGTGGTGCTTTTGAAGTTCAAGCTCTTTCGGCGTGCGGAAAAGCAATCGGAAGATTTTTACGACCTTTATCGCCAGAAAAAAAACTTTGGGGCTTTGTATCGGGAAAGTCAGCTTCTCAGCGAAAGTTACCTGGCTCAGGTGTTTCGCTCCGGTTACACCGAATGGGGACGCGTGACGAAAATCTTGGAATCTTTGGCCTCGGCGGAACCCGGGGCATGTGATGGGGAAGAAGCCCTGAGCACGGTGGAAAAAGCCATGGAAGGTGCCATGCTGCTGGAAACACGGCGACTGGAGCGGTTTCTACCCCTGTTGGCCACTACGGGCAATACGGCTCCGTTTATCGGGCTGTTCGGTACCGTTTGGGGAATCATGACGTCGTTTCATCAGATTGGATTGAAAGGGGCGGCGAACCTAGCCGTGGTGGCCCCTGGCATTTCGGAAGCCCTGGTGGCGACGGCCATCGGTCTTTTTGCCGCCATTCCCGCAGTGATTTTTTTCAATTACTTTATGAATCGTATCCAGGCGATTCAGGGGCAAATGCAGTATTTTGCCGGGGATCTTTACGCGGTGCTGAAAAGGGAATGGGTGCGGCGATCCTTGATGCAGTCCAAGGAAAATGCCGAAGAAGCCCCGGCCGTTGTCCGCACGTCGCGCTGA
- the pal gene encoding peptidoglycan-associated lipoprotein Pal, with protein sequence MNHRVMGVGIWCCTLLAILSLGACSKKAVPGQATYPTTATTPMGPGTGRYTPGGPIDEATWQKLGLRTEEERQRFLKEMDEFQNEDIHFEFDAYVLMDEAKAILDKKVDFLRRYPAVHITIEGHCDERGTNDYNLALGERRANSAWQYLVNSGIEPSRLNMISYGEERPIALGHDEASWAKNRRAHFVVQF encoded by the coding sequence ATGAATCATCGTGTGATGGGGGTTGGAATCTGGTGCTGCACGCTTTTAGCCATTCTCAGCCTGGGGGCATGTTCCAAGAAAGCTGTGCCCGGACAGGCAACCTATCCGACGACGGCCACAACGCCTATGGGACCGGGTACCGGCCGGTACACTCCGGGAGGTCCCATCGACGAAGCCACCTGGCAAAAATTGGGATTGCGCACGGAAGAAGAGCGCCAGAGGTTCCTGAAGGAAATGGACGAATTCCAAAACGAGGACATTCACTTTGAATTTGATGCTTATGTGCTCATGGATGAAGCCAAGGCCATATTGGACAAGAAGGTGGATTTTCTGCGACGTTACCCCGCCGTGCATATCACCATTGAAGGGCACTGTGACGAAAGAGGCACCAATGATTACAACCTGGCTCTGGGAGAGCGGCGTGCCAACAGTGCTTGGCAGTACCTGGTCAATTCCGGTATTGAGCCTTCTCGATTGAACATGATCAGTTACGGGGAGGAACGCCCCATTGCTCTCGGTCATGATGAAGCCTCGTGGGCTAAGAACCGAAGGGCTCATTTCGTGGTGCAGTTCTAA
- the ndk gene encoding nucleoside-diphosphate kinase translates to MGMERTLSIIKPDGVQRNLVGNIVGRFESAGLRIVGMKRLCLTKKEAEAFYAVHKERPFFDSLTSYMSSGPVVVMVLEGPNVIQRNREIMGATNPAQAASGTIRRDYGLDVEKNTVHGSDAPETAAKEIAFFFSELELMR, encoded by the coding sequence ATGGGTATGGAGCGGACCTTGTCGATCATCAAGCCGGACGGTGTGCAAAGAAATCTTGTGGGTAACATTGTGGGGCGCTTTGAGAGCGCGGGGCTTCGTATCGTGGGGATGAAACGCTTGTGCTTGACCAAGAAAGAAGCGGAAGCCTTTTATGCCGTGCACAAGGAACGGCCTTTTTTTGACAGCCTCACTTCCTACATGTCATCCGGACCGGTCGTGGTGATGGTTTTGGAAGGTCCTAATGTTATTCAGCGCAACCGTGAGATCATGGGAGCTACCAATCCGGCTCAAGCGGCTTCGGGAACCATTCGCAGGGATTACGGGTTGGATGTGGAAAAGAACACCGTCCACGGTTCTGATGCCCCGGAGACGGCGGCCAAGGAGATTGCGTTTTTCTTCAGCGAACTGGAGCTCATGCGTTAA
- the ybgF gene encoding tol-pal system protein YbgF produces the protein MGGEGRRFGVFGFGCVFGVFMILAGCASTQESTRLQSQLAGLQMQVQQMDDRVQKLEQAVFGAKGSTGSGPGGLAALNARMDQMQMDLGQIRGQIEELRYRQQQVPQETSVAKPPSDQPVISIPGVPAPAKAPDGAPSATAAPAPAAPAPSPEKDLYNSAMALFQKGDHAAALQKFKEFMSRYPTSELMDNALFWTGECYLMMGSYQEAINSYQEVLDRFPKGNKAPHALLKQGAAFEKLGDTTAARILYERVLQQYPKSPQAQVAKQWLERLK, from the coding sequence ATGGGCGGCGAGGGACGGCGGTTCGGAGTCTTTGGGTTTGGATGTGTGTTTGGCGTGTTCATGATTCTTGCAGGATGCGCTTCCACACAGGAAAGCACCAGGCTCCAGAGCCAACTTGCCGGCTTGCAGATGCAGGTTCAACAAATGGATGATCGGGTGCAAAAGCTGGAGCAGGCGGTCTTCGGGGCCAAAGGCTCGACGGGATCCGGCCCTGGGGGCCTGGCCGCCTTGAATGCCCGCATGGATCAAATGCAGATGGATTTGGGGCAGATCAGAGGGCAGATCGAGGAACTGCGCTATCGGCAGCAGCAAGTGCCGCAGGAAACATCGGTTGCCAAACCACCTTCGGATCAGCCGGTGATTTCCATTCCAGGGGTTCCTGCTCCGGCAAAAGCCCCAGACGGTGCACCCTCGGCAACGGCCGCTCCAGCACCTGCGGCTCCGGCGCCGAGCCCTGAAAAAGATCTCTACAACAGCGCTATGGCCCTTTTCCAGAAAGGGGATCATGCCGCGGCTTTACAAAAATTCAAAGAGTTTATGAGCCGCTATCCCACGTCCGAACTTATGGACAACGCTCTATTTTGGACGGGCGAATGTTATTTGATGATGGGAAGTTATCAGGAAGCCATTAACAGTTACCAAGAGGTTTTGGATCGGTTTCCCAAGGGAAACAAGGCTCCGCACGCGCTTTTGAAGCAGGGGGCCGCTTTTGAGAAATTGGGAGACACCACCGCGGCACGCATTCTTTACGAGCGTGTCCTGCAGCAGTACCCCAAAAGCCCTCAAGCCCAAGTGGCCAAGCAATGGCTTGAAAGACTCAAGTAA
- a CDS encoding transglycosylase SLT domain-containing protein: MRWRMVLTAMVSLAVFACTGMATKQTQEPTSASVPPPLAQPSAPPQFSAFMAPYVAPPETLDLCGEPVPMHLQDVKERFDREFTIVVYSHAQVYLWLKRAERFFPWFEQELRRRGLPDDLKYVAVAESDLQHGAVSPAGAAGMWQFIPSTGSRYGLDQSLQLDQRYDFEMATDSALRYLADLYRRFNNWALALAAYNCGEKRVSDEMVFQRVSDYYQLKLPLETERYVFRILAIKTVLSNPQKYGYYLPPGAGYPPERVDVVTLNARSAVPIVAVAQKAGITFREFKRLNPMFTTTTIPPGTHRVRVPEGHGRALEQDLESFQASDKTPEVIFHRVTQGETLSQIANRYGVSLADIKQWNGLKDATIKPGQTLRIQR, translated from the coding sequence ATGCGTTGGCGAATGGTGCTCACGGCCATGGTGAGCTTGGCAGTTTTTGCCTGTACAGGAATGGCGACCAAGCAGACCCAGGAACCTACCTCGGCTTCGGTGCCGCCGCCCTTGGCTCAACCCTCAGCTCCGCCTCAGTTTTCGGCTTTCATGGCGCCTTACGTGGCCCCCCCCGAAACACTGGACTTGTGCGGTGAGCCGGTCCCGATGCATCTGCAAGACGTCAAGGAACGCTTTGATCGGGAATTTACCATTGTGGTGTATTCGCACGCTCAGGTGTATTTGTGGCTCAAAAGGGCGGAGCGGTTTTTCCCCTGGTTTGAACAAGAACTCCGACGAAGAGGCCTTCCTGACGATTTGAAATATGTGGCCGTAGCCGAAAGCGATTTGCAGCACGGAGCCGTCTCTCCAGCGGGAGCCGCAGGCATGTGGCAGTTTATTCCCTCCACGGGAAGCCGCTATGGCCTCGACCAAAGCCTCCAGCTGGATCAACGCTATGATTTTGAAATGGCCACCGACAGTGCGCTGCGCTACTTGGCGGACCTTTACCGTCGGTTCAACAATTGGGCTTTAGCCCTCGCGGCATATAATTGCGGCGAAAAGCGGGTTTCCGATGAGATGGTCTTTCAGAGGGTAAGCGATTACTATCAGCTGAAACTTCCTTTGGAAACGGAACGCTATGTGTTTCGTATTTTAGCCATCAAGACGGTGCTTTCGAACCCGCAGAAATACGGGTATTATCTGCCGCCCGGAGCCGGGTATCCTCCGGAGCGGGTCGATGTGGTGACCCTCAACGCGCGTTCGGCGGTACCCATCGTGGCCGTCGCTCAAAAAGCCGGCATCACTTTCAGGGAATTTAAGAGGCTCAACCCGATGTTTACCACCACGACCATTCCACCGGGAACTCATCGAGTGCGTGTGCCGGAAGGACACGGCCGAGCTCTGGAACAAGATCTGGAATCCTTTCAGGCGAGTGACAAAACCCCTGAAGTGATCTTTCATAGGGTGACCCAAGGAGAAACCCTGAGCCAAATTGCAAACCGATACGGTGTTTCGCTTGCGGACATCAAGCAATGGAACGGACTCAAGGATGCGACGATTAAACCCGGACAGACACTGCGCATTCAACGCTGA
- a CDS encoding zinc-dependent alcohol dehydrogenase family protein gives MKAMVLHRCAPVENNPLVLEELPDPEPSQGEIRVRVLACGVCRTDLHVVEGELPPLGHAVIPGHQIVGRVDKRGPETHRFREGDRVGIAWLRHTCGTCRYCLEGKENLCEKALFTGYHAPGGYATHAVVHEDFAYPIPDNLSDAEATPLLCAGIIGYRSLKRALCGPLNRHERNTSRTLALYGFGSSAHIVLQIARYWGYEVYAVSRTERHQKLALELGAVWAGPSAKDLPVKVQHAIVFAPAGPLVLDALEHLDKGGTLALAGIYMTQIPPMDYEKHLFYEKNIHSVTANTRQDALELLETAAAVPVRPTVRTYPLTAANEALQDLKADRIEGTGVLLP, from the coding sequence ATGAAAGCCATGGTCTTACATCGGTGCGCGCCCGTTGAAAACAACCCCCTTGTCCTAGAGGAACTCCCCGATCCCGAACCATCTCAAGGAGAAATTCGTGTGCGTGTCTTGGCCTGCGGTGTGTGCCGTACCGATCTTCACGTAGTGGAAGGAGAATTACCGCCCTTAGGCCATGCCGTTATTCCAGGTCATCAGATCGTGGGGCGTGTGGATAAAAGGGGTCCAGAAACTCATCGTTTTCGTGAAGGAGACCGCGTGGGCATCGCGTGGCTTCGGCACACCTGCGGCACATGCCGTTATTGTTTGGAGGGCAAAGAAAATCTTTGTGAAAAAGCTCTTTTTACAGGCTATCACGCCCCGGGAGGCTACGCGACGCATGCCGTTGTTCATGAAGATTTCGCCTATCCTATTCCGGACAACCTGTCCGATGCCGAAGCCACGCCTTTGCTTTGCGCCGGCATCATCGGGTATCGCAGCCTTAAACGGGCTCTTTGCGGCCCCTTGAACCGTCATGAACGGAACACTTCTCGCACTTTGGCCCTTTACGGCTTTGGATCTTCCGCCCATATCGTCCTGCAGATCGCTCGGTATTGGGGTTATGAAGTCTATGCCGTCTCACGCACCGAGCGCCATCAAAAGCTCGCTCTGGAACTGGGTGCGGTATGGGCGGGGCCTTCCGCCAAGGATCTTCCCGTCAAGGTTCAGCACGCCATTGTGTTCGCACCGGCGGGTCCTCTGGTCCTAGACGCGCTGGAACACCTGGACAAAGGGGGCACTTTGGCCCTCGCCGGTATTTACATGACCCAAATTCCACCGATGGATTACGAAAAGCATCTGTTTTACGAAAAAAACATTCACAGCGTGACCGCCAACACACGGCAGGACGCTTTGGAACTTCTGGAAACAGCAGCTGCTGTTCCTGTGCGTCCTACCGTACGAACCTATCCTTTGACGGCCGCCAATGAGGCTCTTCAGGACCTCAAAGCGGACCGGATTGAAGGCACAGGAGTCCTTCTTCCTTAA
- a CDS encoding NAD-dependent deacylase, whose protein sequence is MQASVIKEAAERLAASTWAVALTGAGISVESGIPDFRSPGGLWSKYDPLEYGDIRSFRANPGKVWRMLVDMDRMLHEAPPNPAHYALAALEREGRLKGVITQNVDSLHQKAGSRNVVEFHGHGRSARCDQCGREVPREALKLQDLPPRCACGGPMRPNFVFFGEGIPRSAYLQAVHMMESCDLLLVVGTSATVAPASHLPLMAKSRGAFLIEVNPNPTELTSLHTDLYVALPAGQALPAIVSSMGLSMDRR, encoded by the coding sequence ATGCAGGCATCGGTGATCAAAGAGGCGGCGGAGCGCCTTGCGGCCAGTACCTGGGCTGTGGCGCTTACGGGTGCCGGCATTTCCGTCGAAAGCGGCATACCCGATTTTCGAAGCCCCGGTGGGTTATGGTCTAAATACGACCCGCTGGAATACGGGGACATTCGGTCTTTTCGTGCCAATCCCGGCAAAGTGTGGCGAATGCTGGTGGATATGGACCGCATGCTCCACGAGGCGCCCCCCAACCCGGCCCATTACGCTCTCGCTGCCCTGGAACGGGAAGGCCGCCTGAAAGGTGTGATCACCCAAAATGTGGACAGTTTGCATCAGAAAGCGGGCAGCCGAAACGTGGTGGAGTTTCATGGGCATGGGCGAAGTGCTCGCTGCGACCAGTGCGGACGAGAGGTGCCCAGGGAAGCACTCAAACTGCAAGACTTGCCTCCTCGATGCGCCTGCGGTGGGCCCATGCGGCCCAATTTTGTCTTTTTTGGAGAGGGCATTCCGCGATCGGCGTATCTTCAGGCGGTCCATATGATGGAAAGCTGTGATCTTCTCCTGGTGGTGGGGACTTCGGCGACCGTGGCTCCGGCATCGCACTTGCCTCTCATGGCCAAAAGCCGAGGGGCTTTCCTCATTGAGGTGAACCCGAACCCGACAGAACTGACCTCATTGCACACGGATCTTTACGTCGCTTTACCGGCAGGACAGGCTCTGCCGGCCATTGTTTCGTCGATGGGACTGTCCATGGATCGGCGGTGA
- a CDS encoding cytochrome c3 family protein produces the protein MKRGVRILCGCGIIFFLVSWAWSQEDVIVFKGDGKGKRERPAVSFPHERHAQLVECTLCHHDYDVYGVNKGSEGQKCADCHGRSSAQNPIPLQRAFHEQCLSCHERLQARKGQNLPVMCGQCHVR, from the coding sequence ATGAAACGCGGTGTTCGAATCCTGTGTGGATGCGGGATCATCTTTTTCCTGGTTTCATGGGCGTGGTCTCAGGAGGATGTGATTGTCTTTAAGGGAGATGGAAAAGGAAAGCGGGAACGGCCCGCTGTGTCTTTCCCCCATGAAAGGCATGCTCAGCTTGTAGAATGCACCTTATGCCACCATGACTATGACGTCTACGGTGTCAACAAGGGTAGTGAAGGTCAAAAATGTGCCGACTGCCATGGCCGATCTTCTGCGCAAAACCCCATTCCTTTGCAAAGGGCCTTCCATGAACAATGCCTATCGTGCCATGAACGCCTGCAGGCACGGAAGGGGCAAAACCTTCCTGTTATGTGCGGCCAATGTCACGTACGTTGA
- the tolB gene encoding Tol-Pal system beta propeller repeat protein TolB — MGKRGRRGFGFWICFLGTWAAVTCLPAFSVWSAERVYIDITQPGFVKLPIAVPDFKMQGNQEAALAKEMAEVIRSDLDFSGYFKVLDPAGFLESPQQMGVLPSEIRFDTWKAVGAEFLVRGLYEVRSGSLNAEFRLFDVVSQKVVVGKAYEARVADAVAVAHRIANEIMAALTGEPGIFDSRIAFVQAEGDTKEIYVMDVDGRNLTAITRDGSTALSPAWSPDGTQLAFVSYLEGSPKIYVANILSGVRRALSGYTGINITPAWYPSGGRLAVTLSKDGNPDIFLIDSQGSVVQKLVSGWGIEVSPTWSPDGSKIAYVSNESGNPHIYVLDVASGNKKRLTYEGKYNTSPAWSPKGDWIAFSGATGGIHNIYIIRPDGSGLRALTHGQGSNESPTWSPDGRLLAFSSTREGASSIWAMAVNGEGLRRLTRLVGAQSQPSWSPRSNR; from the coding sequence ATGGGTAAAAGAGGGCGCCGAGGATTTGGTTTTTGGATATGTTTTCTTGGTACATGGGCAGCCGTGACGTGTCTGCCGGCGTTTTCGGTATGGTCTGCGGAACGGGTTTACATCGACATTACACAACCGGGCTTTGTCAAACTGCCCATCGCGGTTCCGGACTTCAAGATGCAGGGAAATCAAGAAGCGGCCTTGGCAAAAGAAATGGCCGAAGTGATTCGTTCCGATTTGGACTTTTCCGGATATTTCAAGGTGTTGGATCCAGCCGGTTTCCTTGAATCTCCGCAGCAGATGGGAGTTTTGCCTTCAGAAATTCGTTTTGATACGTGGAAGGCTGTCGGAGCGGAATTCCTTGTGCGGGGCCTCTATGAAGTGCGCTCGGGAAGTTTGAATGCGGAGTTTCGACTTTTTGACGTGGTTTCCCAAAAAGTCGTCGTCGGAAAAGCCTATGAAGCCCGGGTGGCCGATGCCGTTGCCGTGGCCCATCGTATCGCCAATGAAATCATGGCCGCTCTTACCGGGGAACCGGGTATCTTTGATTCTCGCATCGCCTTTGTGCAAGCCGAAGGAGACACCAAGGAAATTTATGTGATGGATGTGGACGGCCGCAACCTGACGGCGATCACTCGAGACGGCAGCACGGCTTTGTCTCCAGCCTGGAGTCCCGACGGAACCCAGTTGGCTTTCGTCAGCTACCTGGAAGGATCCCCGAAGATTTACGTGGCTAACATCCTCTCGGGAGTTCGCCGGGCCTTGAGCGGTTACACGGGGATCAACATCACGCCGGCATGGTATCCGTCGGGGGGACGCCTTGCCGTGACCCTTTCCAAAGATGGAAACCCGGACATTTTTCTTATCGACTCGCAGGGATCGGTTGTGCAAAAACTGGTGAGCGGCTGGGGTATCGAGGTTTCCCCGACCTGGTCCCCCGATGGATCCAAAATCGCTTATGTTTCCAACGAATCGGGAAACCCTCACATCTATGTGCTGGATGTGGCCAGCGGGAATAAAAAACGACTGACTTATGAAGGAAAGTACAACACATCGCCTGCATGGTCTCCAAAAGGGGACTGGATTGCATTTTCCGGTGCGACGGGAGGCATACACAACATTTACATCATTCGCCCGGATGGTTCAGGGTTGCGGGCTTTGACCCATGGGCAGGGTTCCAACGAAAGTCCTACATGGTCTCCTGACGGACGCCTCCTTGCGTTCAGTTCCACGCGTGAGGGTGCCAGTTCCATCTGGGCCATGGCTGTGAACGGAGAGGGTCTAAGGCGGTTGACTCGATTGGTAGGGGCTCAGAGCCAACCGAGTTGGTCGCCGCGATCTAATCGGTAA
- a CDS encoding TonB family protein: MTAADAFDRLRLPRQDVVFGMAVSLIVHVAMVFGVVFLPHVLPRKPVEMPFYAVKLVSAGEVGLDAGSGATGPQTKVKAPSAPASAPRKEAPSVPVVPVKRLADSFKMSEAKVEKLETSLSPKLEPMEKPSIEKSVEQLLPKEKAQRPKTPAIREGTPGKQASEGPASSSDSKETSAKTPTSGSGMSGASGATSGSGKGASGPSGPEGAGDQLALARRLYYTEVWAAIKRQWVLPKSLINEKGLEAVVVIVVRRDGKIEKMQFEKRSGNQLFDDSVLRAIQKADPLPKFPDIYSPPRDEIGVRFRPEDLA, translated from the coding sequence ATGACGGCTGCGGACGCTTTTGATCGTTTGCGTCTTCCTCGTCAAGACGTGGTCTTTGGCATGGCGGTTTCTTTGATCGTCCATGTGGCCATGGTTTTTGGGGTGGTCTTTTTGCCTCATGTGCTTCCCCGAAAGCCCGTGGAAATGCCGTTTTATGCCGTGAAATTGGTCAGCGCGGGTGAAGTGGGCCTGGATGCGGGATCCGGTGCCACAGGGCCTCAAACCAAGGTGAAGGCTCCATCGGCTCCGGCATCGGCACCACGAAAGGAAGCTCCATCGGTTCCCGTGGTGCCCGTAAAACGGCTTGCAGACAGTTTCAAAATGTCTGAAGCCAAGGTGGAAAAACTGGAGACAAGCTTGAGCCCCAAGCTGGAACCCATGGAAAAGCCTTCCATAGAGAAAAGTGTCGAGCAGCTTTTGCCCAAGGAAAAGGCGCAACGGCCCAAAACTCCAGCCATCCGCGAAGGGACTCCAGGAAAACAGGCCTCCGAAGGACCCGCATCGTCTTCGGATTCTAAAGAAACTTCCGCAAAGACGCCCACTTCCGGCTCCGGTATGTCAGGGGCTTCGGGTGCGACTTCGGGATCGGGCAAAGGAGCTTCCGGACCTTCAGGTCCTGAAGGTGCCGGGGATCAGTTGGCCTTGGCGCGACGCTTGTACTACACGGAAGTTTGGGCAGCCATCAAGAGGCAGTGGGTGCTTCCCAAGTCCCTGATTAACGAAAAGGGACTGGAAGCCGTGGTGGTCATCGTGGTGCGCCGGGATGGCAAGATTGAAAAGATGCAGTTTGAAAAGCGATCCGGCAATCAGCTCTTTGACGATTCCGTCCTCCGAGCCATTCAAAAGGCGGATCCGTTACCGAAATTTCCAGACATCTACAGTCCGCCTCGAGATGAAATCGGCGTGCGTTTTCGACCTGAGGATTTGGCCTGA
- the bamA gene encoding outer membrane protein assembly factor BamA — protein MSNRLCRLFIGVALSLLMLAWPPSLHGQTAVSPAVRFIRFVGVKSFEPNRLEKIMETQAKRFRWGRGFPLKEAVLQRDVEQLEKFYRSQGFYDARITGHRLIPLGGREVILEITVDEGRPVMVESVDLTVDGAELSPWHEELAKIIPLKKGRRFTSPDFYDTEKTVRHYLSLWGYPRATVETTGTMDKEMKTARLQVHVTLGPACFFGPVRVEGNRRVETALILKELTFRPGERYRAKALSDSQKRLMDLHLFSYVDIQPLLDESTGVEVPVSVVVKEAKSQSVRVGAGYGTEDHLRGRLGYEYRNFLGEGRNLELDAKASSLVRFFEGRLTQPHFLWDPFRLTVAGGVSREMQESYENEQYFLRPQLSWQISEHWLLNAGPNVEANRLVDVDISSKSIRPSDQKGEEYFVSSLLFGATYQKVDDILDPRRGVQFFQRLEWGGSPLGSEVAFVKVGLEGRAYVPIDFLGVLAFRAKWGSITEIEDTARIPIFKRYFSGGSTSIRGYPYQKLGPLDEDGNPLGGLTLLELSGEWRFPLKRSWEGVLFMDTGNVFKTRYEFLWDRLRSTVGAGLRYKTPVGPLRLDFGYQLNPPDQDFFNRYQIHLSIGQAF, from the coding sequence TTGAGCAATCGCCTTTGCCGACTGTTCATCGGCGTGGCTCTTTCCCTCCTGATGCTGGCCTGGCCGCCGTCGCTTCACGGGCAGACGGCGGTTTCCCCCGCCGTTCGCTTTATCCGTTTTGTGGGTGTCAAGAGTTTTGAACCGAATCGCCTGGAAAAAATCATGGAAACCCAGGCGAAACGTTTTCGCTGGGGGCGCGGGTTTCCTCTGAAGGAAGCCGTGCTGCAGCGTGACGTGGAGCAGCTTGAAAAATTTTACAGAAGCCAGGGGTTCTATGACGCTCGCATCACCGGGCATCGTCTGATCCCTCTGGGCGGCCGGGAAGTGATTTTGGAGATCACGGTGGATGAAGGCCGACCCGTCATGGTGGAGAGTGTGGATCTCACTGTGGACGGTGCGGAGCTGAGCCCCTGGCATGAGGAGCTCGCCAAGATCATACCGCTTAAGAAAGGGCGACGCTTTACATCCCCGGATTTTTACGACACCGAAAAAACCGTTCGGCACTATCTGAGTCTGTGGGGATATCCACGAGCGACGGTGGAAACCACGGGCACGATGGACAAGGAAATGAAGACGGCGCGTCTTCAGGTCCATGTGACTCTGGGTCCTGCCTGTTTTTTTGGTCCCGTGCGCGTCGAAGGCAACCGCCGCGTGGAAACAGCCTTGATCCTCAAGGAGCTGACCTTTCGACCCGGAGAGCGGTACCGGGCCAAGGCTTTAAGCGATTCTCAAAAACGCCTCATGGACCTTCATTTGTTCAGCTACGTGGACATTCAGCCCCTTTTGGATGAATCCACCGGCGTTGAAGTGCCGGTTTCCGTCGTGGTCAAGGAAGCGAAGAGCCAGAGCGTGCGTGTGGGAGCGGGGTATGGGACGGAAGATCATCTTCGAGGTCGTCTCGGGTACGAATACCGCAATTTTCTTGGGGAAGGTCGAAATCTGGAACTGGATGCCAAGGCGAGTTCGCTAGTCCGGTTCTTCGAGGGACGCCTGACACAGCCCCATTTTCTTTGGGATCCCTTTCGCTTGACGGTCGCCGGCGGGGTCTCCCGTGAGATGCAGGAAAGCTATGAAAACGAACAGTATTTCCTAAGACCTCAGCTGAGCTGGCAGATCAGTGAGCATTGGCTTCTGAACGCCGGACCCAATGTGGAAGCGAACCGTTTGGTGGATGTGGATATCTCTTCCAAGAGCATTCGACCCAGTGACCAAAAAGGGGAAGAGTACTTTGTGTCCTCACTGCTATTTGGAGCGACTTACCAGAAAGTGGACGATATTTTGGATCCTCGGCGCGGGGTCCAATTTTTCCAAAGGCTGGAATGGGGAGGATCTCCTTTGGGTTCCGAGGTGGCGTTTGTCAAGGTCGGCCTGGAAGGACGGGCTTATGTGCCCATAGATTTTTTGGGAGTGCTGGCTTTTCGAGCTAAATGGGGCAGTATCACTGAAATTGAAGACACCGCTCGTATTCCCATCTTCAAGCGCTACTTCAGCGGAGGAAGCACCAGCATTCGAGGATACCCGTACCAAAAACTGGGACCCCTGGACGAGGACGGAAACCCTCTGGGGGGATTGACCCTCCTGGAATTAAGCGGTGAATGGCGTTTTCCTCTGAAAAGATCCTGGGAGGGAGTCCTTTTTATGGATACGGGCAACGTCTTTAAAACCCGATATGAGTTTCTCTGGGACCGGTTGCGTTCCACCGTCGGCGCTGGCCTTCGTTACAAAACCCCCGTGGGACCTCTACGCCTGGATTTCGGATACCAACTCAACCCCCCAGACCAGGATTTTTTCAACCGTTATCAAATCCACTTGAGTATCGGACAAGCCTTTTGA
- the tolR gene encoding protein TolR, whose protein sequence is MKTNGSGRQLMSEINVTPFVDVMLVLLIIFMVTAPMMMQGIDVDLPNAEAPAIPTEEERLVVTVDAQRKVYINEYAVDMDTLGPKLSAIYKNKGGKQGVFLRADASLPYGFVMEVMGTIRQAGIDQIGMVTESAEKHEKAASG, encoded by the coding sequence ATGAAAACCAACGGATCCGGGCGACAGCTCATGTCGGAAATCAACGTCACGCCTTTTGTGGATGTGATGTTGGTCCTTTTGATCATTTTCATGGTCACGGCTCCCATGATGATGCAGGGTATCGATGTGGACCTACCCAATGCGGAAGCACCCGCCATTCCTACGGAAGAGGAAAGGTTGGTGGTGACGGTGGACGCTCAGAGAAAGGTCTATATCAATGAGTATGCCGTGGACATGGATACCCTTGGACCCAAATTGAGTGCCATATACAAGAATAAAGGGGGCAAACAGGGAGTTTTCTTGCGCGCCGATGCCTCCCTTCCTTACGGCTTCGTCATGGAAGTTATGGGCACCATTCGGCAGGCGGGTATCGATCAGATAGGAATGGTGACGGAGTCGGCGGAAAAACATGAAAAGGCAGCGAGTGGGTAA